A single region of the Anguilla anguilla isolate fAngAng1 chromosome 17, fAngAng1.pri, whole genome shotgun sequence genome encodes:
- the epn2 gene encoding epsin-2, protein MPSSTIRRQMKNMVNNYSEAEKKVREATSNDPWGPSSSLMSEIADLTYNVVAFSEIMSMIWKRLNDHGKNWRHVYKALTLLDYLIKTGSERVALQCKENIFAIQTLKDFQYIDRDGKDQGINVREKSKQLVVLLKDDERLKGERCLALKTKERMAQVPTSAGSANQISFGRGSSQPNLSSSYSEEYGKSEGSPASYHGSTSPNANANSELEQARPQTSGEEELQLQLALAMSREAAEQEERVRRGDDLRLQMALEESRKNNSTGNLVKKKEAGASTLMDLMAVPEGPAAQGTDPWAPAGAAAAAASDPWQSFGAAAKPATPADPWGPPSASAAPVKSSDPWGSSTAPADPWAAGPATRPKASGAGEFDLFGTLNGTSREDFSDFDRLRSSSIMTGEARGSSSLPSQPSMSGSLDLFDLPPGGPSRKTPESFLGPNAALVNLDSLVTKPLQPAPVSNPFLATGGGAAPPPAQVNPFQVLQPQPPTLNQMRGSPLMGLSAQGFGGGAQMSSDPLPLSSLPPNLLLPSMPAPGPMGHMVPGMNVGVGPLSLPQPLMSTVGLPPAAAGQAGTTTNPFLL, encoded by the exons ATGCCGAGCTCCACCATCCGCCGGCAGATGAAGAACATGGTGAACAACTACTCCGAGGCGGAGAAGAAGGTCCGGGAGGCCACCTCCAATGACCCCTGGGGCCCCTCCAGCTCGCTGATGTCGGAGATCGCCGACCTCACCTACAACGTGGTGGCCTTCTCGGAGATCATGAGCATGATCTGGAAGCGGCTCAACGACCACGGCAAGAACTGGCGGCACGTGTACAAGGCCCTGACGCTGCTGGACTACCTGATCAAGACGGGCTCGGAGCGCGTGGCCCTGCAGTGCAAGGAGAACATCTTCGCCATCCAGACGCTCAAGGACTTCCAGTACATCGACCGCGACGGGAAGGACCAGGGCATCAACGTGCGCGAGAAGTCCAAGCAGCTGGTGGTGCTGCTGAAGGACGATGAGCGGCTGAAGGGCGAGCGCTGCCTGGCGCTCAAGACCAAGGAGCGCATGGCGCAGGTGCCCACCAGCGCGGGCAGCGCCAACCAGATCAGCTTCGGCCGCGGCTCCAGCCAGCCCAACCTGTCCAGCAGCTACTCGGAGGAGTACGGCAAGTCGGAGGGCTCGCCCGCCTCCTACCACGGCT CCACGTCTCCGAACGCGAATGCAAACTCGGAGCTGGAGCAGGCCCGACCCCAGACCAGCGGCGAGGAGGagcttcagctgcagctggcCCTGGCCATGAGCCGTGAGGCCGCCGAGCAG GAGGAGAGGGTGCGCCGTGGGGATGAcctccgcctgcagatggccCTGGAGGAGAGCCgtaaaaacaacagcactgGGAACTTGGTCAAGAAGAAAGAG gCTGGTGCCTCGACGCTCATGGATCTAATGGCGGTACCCGAGGGCCCAGCGGCTCAGGGGACGGACCCCTGGGccccagcaggagcagcagcggcCGCTGCCTCAGACCCCTGGCAGTCTTTCG GTGCAGCCGCTAAACCCGCCACTCCAGCTGACCCCTGGGGCCCCCCCTCGGCCTCGGCGGCCCCCGTGAAGAGCAGCGACCCCTGGGGGTCGTCCACCGCCCCAGCCGACCCGTGGGCGGCCGGGCCTGCCACTCGGCCCAAGGCCTCTGGAGCAG GTGAATTTGACCTGTTCGGCACACTGAATGGTACTTCCAGGGAGGACTTCTCTGATTTTGACAGGCTTCGATCCTCTTCGATTATGACCG GAGAGGCCAGAGGaagctcctccctcccctcgcAGCCCAGCATGTCGGGCAGCTTGGACCTGTTCGACCTGCCGCCCGGAGGCCCCAGCAGGAAGACCCCGGAGTCCTTCCTGGGGCCCAACGCCGCGCTCGTCAACCTGGACTCCCTGGTGACCAAGCCCCTCCAACCGGCCCCTGTCTCCAACCCCTTCCTCGCCACAG GAGGAGGcgctgccccgcccccggcccagGTGAACCCCTTCCAGGTGCTgcagccccagccccccaccctcaaCCAGATGAGGGGGAGCCCCCTGATGGGCCTGAGTGCGCAGGGCTTTGGCGGGGGGGCCCAGATGAGCTCGgaccccctgcccctctcctccctgccccccaaccTGCTCCTGCCTTCCATGCCGGCCCCGGGCCCCATGGGTCACATGGTGCCGGGCATGAACGTGGGCGTGGGCCCCCTGTCCCTGCCACAGCCCCTCATGAGCACGGTGGGCCTCCCGCCGGCTGCCGCTGGCCAGGCCGgcaccaccaccaacccctTCCTGTTGTGA